In Candidatus Manganitrophus morganii, the genomic window CTGCTTCTTAAGCGCTACCTCGGGCTCTAAGTATCTTGTTAAAGAAAGGGAAGGGAATGTCGGCAGTCGATACGATTAAAGAGTTACGCGAGAAGACGGGGGCCGGTATTATGGATTGCAAAGCCGCCCTCGCACAGTCGCAGGGCGATCTTTCCAAGGCGATTGATTTCCTCCGGCAGAAGGGACTTGCGACCGCTGCTAAAAAGGCGGGCCGGGAAACCCGTGAAGGGAGCATCGGCTCCTACATCCACTTCGGCGGAAAAATCGGCGTTTTGGTCGAGGTGAGTTGCGAGACCGATTTCGTCGCGCGAAATCCGGAGTTCCAGGACTTCGTTCGAGATATCGCGATGCAGATTGCCGGTTCGACCCCCCCGCCCCAGTATATCCGGCGCGAGGAGGTTCCTGCGGAGGTGATCGAGAAGGAGCGGAACATCTACATCGCTCAGGCGCGTGAGACGAAAAAGCCGGAGGCAGTGATCGCGAAAATCGCCGAGGGAAAACTCGAGAAGTTTTTTGAAGAGATCTGCCTGCTGGAGCAGCCGTTCATCAAAGATCCTCAGACCAAAATCAAAGATCTGTTGGCCCAGAAAATTGCAAAGGTCGGAGAGAACATGCACATCCGACGGTTTACGCGATATCAGTTGGGTGAAGGGGAGGCTTAAGGGTCTCCGCATCCACCCATTTTCATGCCCGAACGGAGCGAACGGCCCTTATGCCGTTCGCTCCGGCAGTGTTGACCTTATCCATTCATAACAGGATCGCCGCCATGTCCGATGCCAAGTATCGAAGAGTTCTTCTGAAGGTCAGCGGGGAGGTATTGGCGGGTGACCAGGGGTACGGGATCGATCCCAAGATGCTCGACACCATCGCTGAGGAGATCAAGGAGATCGCCTCGATGGGGGTTGAAACGGCGGTCGTGATCGGCGGCGGAAACATCTTCCGCGGCATCGCCGGGAGCGCCGCGGGAATGGAGCGGACCTCGGCCGATTACATGGGGATGTTGGCGACCGTTCTTAATGCGCTTGCTCTCCAGAATATCCTCGAAAAGAAGGGGGTCTTCACCCGCGTTCAGTCGGCGATCGAGATGAAAGAGTTGGCCGAGGGATACATTCGAAGAAAGGCGATCCGTCATTTGGAAAAAAAACGGGTGGTCATCTTCGCGGCCGGGACCGGCAATCCTTACTTCTCAACCGATACCGCAGCAGTGCTCCGAGCGATGGAAATCGGCGCCGAAGTAATCTTAAAGGGAACCAAGGTCGACGGCGTGTTCGACCGGGACCCGATGAAAGATCCGGCGGCCCGCAAGTTCTCCGAGCTGACCTTCTTCGAGGTGATCGAGAAGGGATTGAAGATCATGGATTCCACCGCGGTGACTCTTTGCATGGATAATAACCTTCCGCTGATCGTCTTCAACGTCAAAGAAAAAGAAAACATCCGCAAGGTCCTCACCGGCGAGCGTGTGGGAACGATTATTAGAAAGTCGCGATGATTTTATAGGTCCTATACGACTTATAGGACCTATAAAACCTATAAGATCTATAAAAGGATTTCATGCTTTCTGACGCGAAAAAGAAAATGGTCGAGAAGATGGAGGCTTCCCTCCAACACCTGAAGGTGGAGCTCTCCGGCGTTCGAACCGGCCGCGCCTCCTTGGTTCTCTTCGATTCCGTTCAGGTTAATTATTATGGAGCAACCACTCCTTTAAAGCAGATCGCGACCCTTTCCATCCCCGACAGCAGAACGGTCCTCATTCAGCCATGGGATACCAGCCAGCTTCCCGAGATGGAAAAAGCGATCTTGGGCTCCGGGCTGGGACTCACCCCCTCCAACGATGGAAAGGTCATCCGGATCAGCATCCCTCCTCTGACCGAAGAGCGAAGAAAAGATCTCGTGAAGCTGGTGAAAAGGATCGGGGAAGAGTCGAAGGTGGCGATCCGAAACATCCGGCGCGATACAAACGAAGAGCTCAAATCGCTGCAGAAGGACGGAACGCTGACGGAGGACGCGCTCCGCAAGGCGCAGGATGAAGTTCAAAAAATGACCGACCAAACGATCACCAAGGTCGATGAAATCTTAAAGAAGAAAGAAGCGGAGATTCTGGAAGTTTAAGTGAAAGTCTAGACGGCGTGTCGTTTCACGGTTCTCACAGTTGCGGATAGGAGGTCGTCGATGGGTTTTCGGGTTCAGCTTTTCTTTAAACGATCTTTGGTCGGTTATTTGGTGGTTGCAACAGTGGTTCTTGGACTCCTTTCCGCTTTCCCAACGTCCGAAGGTTGGGCGATGTTTCTCCCCTCCAATCAGACCTCTTCGATCCGCCAAGAGGATCTTTCCAAGATACAGACCGTTCTCGAATCAAAAATGATTCACCAACGCCTGGCCGATCTCGGTTTAAGCCAAGAAGAAATCACTTCCCGGCTGGCGCAGCTCTCCGATCAGGAAGTCCATCAAGTCGCCAGTCAAATCGATTCCCTCTATGCCGGAGGGGACGGGCTCGGCGTGGTGATCGCGCTTCTGGTGATTGCGATCCTCGTGGTGATTCTACTTCAACTGACCGGGCATAAAGTCATCATCACAAAGTAGATCGAATGTGAGTCGACTTCATCGTACGGGGCTTGCTGATGAGATCCAGCCGATTTCTTCCGGGATGATCCCAGTTCTGTTGCGGTCTTCTCTGGCGATTCTTTTCCTTACACTCGTTTCAGCCTGTGCCCCGGGTCAAATGCGTTCTCCCTCCCCGGAGGCGCTTCGGTTAAACGTTCCTTATTTCCCCCAGCAGGTCGGACTCTGCGGTCCGGCGTCGTTGACCTCCGTCTTCCATTACTGGCGGGAGGAGATTTCGGTGGAGGAGGTGACGCGCGCCGTCTATCTTCCGGAGTTAAACGGGGCGTTGGGGATCGATCTCACCCATTTCGCGCGGAAGAAGGGGATGCGGGCCGAGAGTTACGCCGGCAGCCTCCCCGATATCAAGAAACATCTCTCGCAAGGCATTCCGCTGATCGCATTTTTGAATCTGGGGGGACGTGTTTTCCCCGTCGGTCATTTTGTCGTCATTACCGGTCTGGATGAAACGCGGGAAGAGGTGATCGTCCACTCCGGATCAGAAGAGAACAAACCGATTCCGTATCCAACCTTTGTCGCAGCCTGGGAGAAGACGAATTATTGGACGCTTCAAGTCGTTCCCCGAAGCTCAAGCTAGCCCTGTTGGGACTTGCACGGACGCTGCTTCTCCTTCTCCTGTTCGGGCTCGCCGGCTGCGGCGCCGTTCCCAAAGTCGTCATTCTCAACGACCCGCTCTCCGGTGAAGAGCATCTTCAACTCGGGCTTTCCTATGAAGCGCGGGGGGCGTGGGACCTGGCGGTCGTTGAATATCAAGCGGCGCTCGACAAGGGAGGATCCCCCTCGGTGATCCAGGGCTACTTGGGAAACGTTTACTACGCAAAGAAAAATTACGCCGCCGCGGAACAGGCCTATCGAAAGTCACTCCGTCTCGACTCTCGGAACGCTCCCATTCTCAATAATCTGGCGTCGCTTTATCTGATCGAAGAGAGAGATCTGCTCGAAGCGGAGCGCTGGGTTCAGCAGGCGATCGAGATCGACCCGGCGCGAAAGCCCTACTATCTCGACACCCTCGCCGCCATTTACCTGGCGCGCGCCGAATACGAACCGGCCCTCGCCGCGGTCCGGGAGGCGAAAGCGTTGGCTCCCTCCGATCCGCTTCTCCTGAAACAGCTGAGCGAACAACAGAATCATGTGCTAGAATTGCTCGAAGAAAAAACCTCGAACGGCGTGGCCGCTCCGGTGGAATCGAATCCGAACGGCCGGGCCGGCGAGGGAGTGGATTGAGCAGGGGATAAGGATGGATGTTCGAAGGCGCTCGGCCAGCGTGGCGGAAGTGGATCTCTCGGCATTGCGGGACAATCTTCAACAGGTCAAGAAGCGAATCGGCCGGAGGGAAATCTTGGCGGTCATCAAGGCGAATGCCTATGGCCATGGCGCCGTCCCGATCGCGCAATTTCTGGTGGGAAAGAAACGGTCGAAGGAGATCAGCCTGCTCGGGGTCGCTTATTTGGAAGAGGCCATCCAGCTTCGAAAGGCCGGGATCACCCATCCGATTTTGTTGATGACCGGCTGCCCGATCGAGCAGATCCCTGAAATCGTCCGATATCAACTCACCCCCCTCCTCTTCGACGCGGCGTCGCTCACCGCCCTGAGCCGGTATGCCGTCCGGCGGGAAAAGCGGGTGAACGTCCATGTCAAACTCGATACCGGCATGGGACGCATCGGCCTGCCGGTTTCCGAAGCCCTCCCGTTCATTCAAACGGCGACGGAACAGAAAGGGATTCGGGTGGAAGGGATTTTGACCCACTTTGCCGAGGCCGATCTGAAGGATCTCTCTTTTGCGAAGAAACAGTTTGAGGCGCTGAAGCAAATCTGGACCGCGCTTCAGAAGGCAAAAATGAAAGTCCGCTATTGCCATCTCGCCAACAGCGCTGCTATTATGCACTTCGGCGCGGCGCACTTTAACTTGGTCCGGCCGGGATTGATGCTCTACGGGTATTCCCCTCTGGAAGAGGAAACGGAGATCCCGCTGAAGCCGATCCTCCAGCTACGGGCCCGCGTCATCGCAGTGAAAAAAGTTCCCGCGGGAAGCTCCATCAGCTATGGGCGCACCTTCTTCACCCGGCGGGAGAGTCTCATCGCCACCGTGTCGGTCGGTTATGCAGACGGTTATCCGCGGCTTCTCTCCAACCGCGGGGTGATGATCGCCAAAGGACAACGGGTGCCGGTGGCGGGCCGGGTCTGCATGGATATGACGATGCTCGATGTCACCGAGGCCCCTTCCCTGAATGTCGGCGACTGGGTCACGGTGATTGGGGAAGAAGGGGGCGAAGCGGTCTGGGCCGACGAACTCGCCCGCCAGGCCGAGACCATCCCGTATGAGATTCTCTGCGGGATCGGGGAGCGGGTGCCGAGAATATACAAGGAGAGGTGAGGCAAAATATAGGTCGTATAAGACCATAAGACCTATACTCTTATGCGCTACTTCGAAAAAATAGGGAGTTGGCTTCTTGGCTTTTTGACGGAGGTGGGGGCGATTGCCCTCCTTTTCATCAAGGCGTTCCTTTGGACGTTCCGGCCCCCGCTTCGTTTTCGGAACATCGCCCGGCAGATGGAGGCGGTGGGGGTCGAGTCGATCCCGGTCGTCCTGATCACCGCCACCTTCACCGGGATGGTCCTGGCGCTGCAGAGCTACACCGGTTTCCAGCGGTTTAATGCCGAGGGGCTGGTCGGGACGGTCGTCGCCCTTTCGATGACGCGGGAGCTCGGGCCGGTCCTGACCGGGCTGATCGTGGCGGGGCGCGCGGGGGCGGCGATGGCCGCCGAACTCGGGACGATGAAGGTGACCGAGCAGATCGACGCCCTGGCGTCGCTGGCGGTCGATCCGGTCCAATATCTGATTACGCCGAGATTGCTCGCGGGGATGTTGATGCTTCCGCTCCTGACCGTCTTTTCGGATTTCATCGGCATCATCGGAGGATACCTGATCTCGGTGCAGATGCTGGAGGCGAATCCGGGGATCTATATCCGCCGGACGATTCAGTATCTGGAGCCGAACGATATTTGGGGGGGGCTCTTGAAGGCGATGGTTTTCGGCACCCTCATCGCAACGATCAGCTGCTACAAGGGATTTAATACGCAAGGGGGGGCCGAAGGGGTCGGGCGGGCGACCACCGGGGCCGTCGTCATCGCGGAGATGCTCATTTTGATCTCCGACTATTTCCTGACCGCCTTTCTCTTTTAGAATGATTTTAGGAGGGGGAAGGTCATGAAACCGATGATAGAGCTGATCGATGTAAAGAAAAGTTTCGGCAACAACCATGTCTTGCGGGGGGTGAACCTCCAGGTCGAGGCCGGCGAAAACATGGTTGTCATCGGGGGAAGCGGAACCGGGAAGAGCGTTATTCTAAAGCACATCATCGGCCTGATGCGGCCCGATTCCGGACGCATTCTCATCGACGGGGTCGAAATTGAGACCCTTCCCGAGAGAGAGCTGAGCGAATTTCGGAAGCGGTTCGGGATGCTCTTCCAAGGGGCGGCCCTCTTCGACTCGTTGAGCGTTTGGGAGAATGTCGGCTTCGGGCTCCGGGAGCATACCGATTTGCGGGCTGAAAAAATCCGGGAGATCGCCCGCAAGAAATTGGAAATGGTGGGGTTGAAAGGGATCGAGGATCGGATGCCGGCCGATCTCTCCGGCGGGATGAAGAAGCGGGTCGGCTTGGCGCGGGCGATCGCGATGGATCCGAAAATTATTCTTTACGACGAGCCGACCACCGGACTCGATCCGATTATGTCCGACGTCATCAACGAGCTGATCTGCCGGATGAACAAACAGCTTCAGGTGACCTCGGTTTCGATTACGCACGACATGAAGAGCGCATATAAAATCGCCGATCGGATTGCGATGCTCTATCAGGGTAAAATTTTAGAGGTCGGCACCCCCGAGGAGATTCGGAACAGCCCCAACCCGGTGGTCCAACAGTTCATCACCGGGAGCGCGGTCGGCCCGATCACCGTGGGGGAGGGGATCGGCGGTCCAAAGAGCGAGGATAAGGAAGCCTAAGCGCTTATCTTTCATTCCTATTCACTTCTATAAGGAGATCCATTGAAGGGAATCACCACTGAAGCGAAGGTTGGAGTCGCTGTCCTTGTCGGTCTTCTTCTTCTCACGTATATGACTTTCAAAGTCGGCGGATTCGCCTTTCTTCAGGAAGAGGGGTATCGCCTCAATGCCACATTCAGCTCCGCTTCGGGTCTTGATCGACGGGCCCCCGTCCGGGTGGCGGGGGTGGAGGTTGGACAGGTGGAAAGTATCGAACTGGTGGACGGGGGTGCGAAGGTGATCCTCAAACTTCAGTCGGAAATCAAGATCCGAAAGGGGGGACACGCTGCGATCCGGTCGGAAGGGCTCTTGGGGGATCGCTATGTGGAGATCGTCCCCGGCACGGAGAATACGTTTTGGGGGAACGGGGAGACGATCCCGGTCCAGGAGGCCTCCGCGGACCTTGAAAATCTGATGACGCGCTTTTCCAGCATCGCCGACGATGTGAAAGCGGTCACCACGTCGCTCCGGGAGGTTCTCGGGAGCGAGGAGGGAAAACAGAATCTAAAGGAAGTCCTGGAAAATGCGAAGGGGCTGACGAAAGGGATCAACGAGTGGGTCCAGAAAAATCAGGAGCCGCTCAGCCGCTCCATCAGCAATTTCGAGTCGTTCTCCACGTCGCTCAAAGAGGAGGGGAATGAGCTTGTGGAGAGCCTCACCCGGATGGCCCAGAAGATGGAGCGAGGGGAGGGGACCCTCGGCAAGTTGATCAACGATGATGAAGCTTATGAGAAGCTGACCCGCGCCCTGGACGACCTCGGCCATTCGTTGAAGGGGGTGGAGAAACTCACGGCCAAGGTCGAGCGGGGGGAGGGAACCATCGGGAAGCTCTTTACCGATGAGACCGCGTACGAAAATATCAACAGCGCCCTGGAAGGGATCGGCAACGCGGTCGGCCGGATCGAAAAATTCCGGACCCATGTCGGCTTCCGAAACGAATATCAGCTTCAGGAGAGCCAAAACAAAGGCTACTTCACGATTCAACTTCAACCCCGCGCCGACAAATTCTACCGGGTGGAGATTGTGGATGATCCGCGGGGGAGCGTCCGCGAGAAAACCACGGTCATCACCACCGACGGGGTGCCGAGCACCATCACCGAGCTGGAGACGCAGCGCCGGTTAAAGCTCTCCGCCCTCTTCGGAAAGCGGGTTTCCAACCTCGGTCTCCGGATCGGTCTCGTTGAGAATACCTTCGGCGCCGGGGCCGACTACTTTTTATTTAATGAGGCCTTCCGGGTCAGCGTCGACGTTTGGGATTTCAACAGCGACGATCCCTTGTCGGAGCGGGCGCATCTGAAGTTGACCACCGCCTATACCCTCTTTAAATACATCACTTTCGAAGCCGGCTACGACCAGATCCTCAACAATGATCTGAATACCTTTTTCATCGGCGCCGGGCTCCGGTTTGAAGATGATGATCTGAAATATCTCATCGGCTCCATGGCCACCGCGGCTTTTTAAAGGACGCCTGTGCCGGTCTTCGAAAAAGAGATGAATCCCTTCGGCTTGTGTGATTTCGGTCACACGAAAAAGGGGAAAGGAAATCTTCGGCACGTTCTTCAATTCATTTCCGGCATCCCAGTCCGACTTTCCAGTAGAGTATCTCCCTCCTTTTGTTCCGATTGATCCGATCTAAGGAAAATATCAAAAGGAATTAGAGCGGTTGCCCTATAGCCGATCGATCACGTTTTGGTATGCTTGCGCTTTGTCTTCATCCAAACCTTTATGTGTGGAGCGCGGCATGAACCGATGGCGGCAGTGGGTGATTCTGGTCAGTTCTTTTTTCCTCTCGATCGGTGTTGCAGAGGCGCAGACGATCTGGTGGGATACCGGGATGGTCAAGCTCCGCCAAGCCAACAGCGGGACGACAGGGGATCCGGTCCCCGCTGGAATCGATCTCTGCACCAGCACCGGATGCAGCCAAGGGGGGGCAACCCTCTCCGCAGGAAGAAACGAGTTCGAGCCATTTCAAATTTTTATTGCCGCCGCCTCTTCCGCGCTCTCTCAAGTCAACGTCACAATCACCGACCTTTCCGACGGCCGGGGGAACGTCATCGCCGCGCTTGCCAACGGCCGTCCTAAGAATATCGTTATTTACCGCGAGCATTATCTCCCCGTTACTTCCACCTCTTCTTCGGAAGGAAAATTAGGACTCTGGCCGGACGGTTTGGTTCCCAAGGTCGATGAATATTTCGGCGAGGTCCGGCGGATGCCGGGGGAGACCGCGCCGGCCTTTCCGTTTAACGTCGCCGCGAATCAGAAGCAGGGGATCTGGGTCGATCTGTATGTTCCGCAGGGGACCCCCGCCGGCCTCTACCGGGGGACGGCCCAGGTGACGATCGGGAGCGCCGTCGCCGCCACAATTCCGATCCAGCTGACGGTCCGCAATTTTGACCTTCCCTCCATTCCTTCTTTAAAAACAGCCTATGCGGTCGGAATCGGCGAGGCGAAGACCGGCCATTACGGTACCGCCGCGGTCGGGGATGACAAGTACTGGGAGATCATCTGTCTTTATACAAAGGAGATGCTGCTCCATCGGGTCTCGAACGAAAACGCCATCTGGCCGAGGCCGGTCTGGAGCAACTCCCTCGGAGGGATCAATTGGTCGCTCCCGGCGATCTCGACCACCTGCAACCAGCGGTATCCGGAGTTTCTCAGCGGCGGGGATCCCAACCTCCTTCCGAACGGAAAGCTCCCGGGGACGAAGCTGACCCGGGCCCGGATGCGGGACGGAACGGGGCTGAGCGCCACCGGCGTGGAAACGGTCGCTTATTACCGGGATTATACCCGGTACATCGCCGACAAAGGATGGAAATCGCAGCTTTTCTATTATCTCTGGGATGAGCCTCCCTATCCCTCGGTGAGCGGGGTCCGGCGGTGCGACCAGAATTACAGCGGCGGCGCCTCGGCCGCCTGGAGAGAGGTCTACCAGAAGGCGAAGTTTTTCAAGGACAACGCCATCGACATTCCGATCATGATCACCAGCAGCCGGCAGGCGAGCGAAGATTGCTTCACCAATTATCTGAGCGTTCCCGATTATACCCGTTATCTCGACATCTGGACCGTCCCGAACAGCTGGATGAATGGAAAGCCGACCGGCGGTTTCCCTTTCAACACCAACCTTCGGCGCAGCTATGACACGATCATCACCCCCGGAAAGGAGCTCTGGTGGTATCACGCCTGCGGCAGCCACGGCTGCGGCGGGTCGGAGACCGGATATCCCACCCCGATGGCCGACCTGCCGGCGATCTACAGCCGCGCCTTTGAGTGGCTGACCTATCAATACCAAATCGGCTACGCGGCGCCGGGTCCCGGCACTCAACTCTATTTCGATACGGTCTACGCCTATCAATTCCCGGCCAACGATCCGTGGAAAAACATCTACTACTTCAGCGGCAACGGCGACGGCACCTTCTTTTATCCGGGCCGTCCCGACAAGATCGGCGGGACAAGGCACATTCCGATCCCGAGCATCCGGCTGAAGATGCTCCGGGAAGGGATCGAGGATTACGAATATCTCACCCTCGTCGAGACAAAAAAGGAAGAGGAAGGAGTCGACGGAAAGGCCTGGATCAAACAAAACATCCTCGATCCTTATATGGCCGCGGTCGACCCGGCGGACGGGGCGAGAAAATTGATCACCTATGTCTGGAACAAAAATCCGGGAAGCCCCACGTCGAGCAGCGGACTCCTGCGGGCGAGGGAAGAATTAGCCAAAGTCCTCTCCGCACAGCCCGATTTTACGATCGCCGCCGCTCCCACCTCCGCCTCGGTGG contains:
- the pyrH gene encoding UMP kinase, with protein sequence MSDAKYRRVLLKVSGEVLAGDQGYGIDPKMLDTIAEEIKEIASMGVETAVVIGGGNIFRGIAGSAAGMERTSADYMGMLATVLNALALQNILEKKGVFTRVQSAIEMKELAEGYIRRKAIRHLEKKRVVIFAAGTGNPYFSTDTAAVLRAMEIGAEVILKGTKVDGVFDRDPMKDPAARKFSELTFFEVIEKGLKIMDSTAVTLCMDNNLPLIVFNVKEKENIRKVLTGERVGTIIRKSR
- the frr gene encoding ribosome recycling factor, yielding MLSDAKKKMVEKMEASLQHLKVELSGVRTGRASLVLFDSVQVNYYGATTPLKQIATLSIPDSRTVLIQPWDTSQLPEMEKAILGSGLGLTPSNDGKVIRISIPPLTEERRKDLVKLVKRIGEESKVAIRNIRRDTNEELKSLQKDGTLTEDALRKAQDEVQKMTDQTITKVDEILKKKEAEILEV
- the alr gene encoding alanine racemase codes for the protein MDVRRRSASVAEVDLSALRDNLQQVKKRIGRREILAVIKANAYGHGAVPIAQFLVGKKRSKEISLLGVAYLEEAIQLRKAGITHPILLMTGCPIEQIPEIVRYQLTPLLFDAASLTALSRYAVRREKRVNVHVKLDTGMGRIGLPVSEALPFIQTATEQKGIRVEGILTHFAEADLKDLSFAKKQFEALKQIWTALQKAKMKVRYCHLANSAAIMHFGAAHFNLVRPGLMLYGYSPLEEETEIPLKPILQLRARVIAVKKVPAGSSISYGRTFFTRRESLIATVSVGYADGYPRLLSNRGVMIAKGQRVPVAGRVCMDMTMLDVTEAPSLNVGDWVTVIGEEGGEAVWADELARQAETIPYEILCGIGERVPRIYKER
- a CDS encoding DUF4091 domain-containing protein yields the protein MNRWRQWVILVSSFFLSIGVAEAQTIWWDTGMVKLRQANSGTTGDPVPAGIDLCTSTGCSQGGATLSAGRNEFEPFQIFIAAASSALSQVNVTITDLSDGRGNVIAALANGRPKNIVIYREHYLPVTSTSSSEGKLGLWPDGLVPKVDEYFGEVRRMPGETAPAFPFNVAANQKQGIWVDLYVPQGTPAGLYRGTAQVTIGSAVAATIPIQLTVRNFDLPSIPSLKTAYAVGIGEAKTGHYGTAAVGDDKYWEIICLYTKEMLLHRVSNENAIWPRPVWSNSLGGINWSLPAISTTCNQRYPEFLSGGDPNLLPNGKLPGTKLTRARMRDGTGLSATGVETVAYYRDYTRYIADKGWKSQLFYYLWDEPPYPSVSGVRRCDQNYSGGASAAWREVYQKAKFFKDNAIDIPIMITSSRQASEDCFTNYLSVPDYTRYLDIWTVPNSWMNGKPTGGFPFNTNLRRSYDTIITPGKELWWYHACGSHGCGGSETGYPTPMADLPAIYSRAFEWLTYQYQIGYAAPGPGTQLYFDTVYAYQFPANDPWKNIYYFSGNGDGTFFYPGRPDKIGGTRHIPIPSIRLKMLREGIEDYEYLTLVETKKEEEGVDGKAWIKQNILDPYMAAVDPADGARKLITYVWNKNPGSPTSSSGLLRAREELAKVLSAQPDFTIAAAPTSASVVAGGTAASTVTISSKDGFNTSVGINCDASHPTVTCSYSPSSVLPPINGNASSTLTVRTQATTPIGNHTITVNGAAGDLSHPATFTLTVRPAPDFQLTVSPASLSTTAGGTAASTLTVSSVNSFNSSVSLTCTTSNPGVTCSDVSAAVTPPANGSGATTVNLRTLATLPAGSYSVTVRGASGSLLRQATLALTVTAPAPPPPANVSDTFDRANNTSLGANWNEYMVDFEINGNQVRNRDAASQEARWTQSIGPDQDVSADCKTTAAGSSCGVMARWSNANNFYYVRLDAGMGDIALFKKVNGVYTKLAMTARPIGYNTYYRLRLVIKGSTINVYFAGEGAPAIAVSDSSLGTGEYAGIRSHASAVGTTWFDRFYVVSASGSSLSDSFDRANGTSLGVNWNEYMVDFEINGNQVRNRDAASQEARWTQSIGPDQDVSADCKTTAAGSSCGVMARWSNANNFYYALLDPGLGSTVLFKKVNGVFTRLATANRVLSFNTHYRVRLVTQGNTIRVYFAGESTPAITVTDNSLTAGNYAGIRSYAGAVGTTGFDNFKVTAAP
- a CDS encoding tetratricopeptide repeat protein, coding for MDASSRSPKLKLALLGLARTLLLLLLFGLAGCGAVPKVVILNDPLSGEEHLQLGLSYEARGAWDLAVVEYQAALDKGGSPSVIQGYLGNVYYAKKNYAAAEQAYRKSLRLDSRNAPILNNLASLYLIEERDLLEAERWVQQAIEIDPARKPYYLDTLAAIYLARAEYEPALAAVREAKALAPSDPLLLKQLSEQQNHVLELLEEKTSNGVAAPVESNPNGRAGEGVD
- a CDS encoding ABC transporter ATP-binding protein, with product MKPMIELIDVKKSFGNNHVLRGVNLQVEAGENMVVIGGSGTGKSVILKHIIGLMRPDSGRILIDGVEIETLPERELSEFRKRFGMLFQGAALFDSLSVWENVGFGLREHTDLRAEKIREIARKKLEMVGLKGIEDRMPADLSGGMKKRVGLARAIAMDPKIILYDEPTTGLDPIMSDVINELICRMNKQLQVTSVSITHDMKSAYKIADRIAMLYQGKILEVGTPEEIRNSPNPVVQQFITGSAVGPITVGEGIGGPKSEDKEA
- the tsf gene encoding translation elongation factor Ts → MSAVDTIKELREKTGAGIMDCKAALAQSQGDLSKAIDFLRQKGLATAAKKAGRETREGSIGSYIHFGGKIGVLVEVSCETDFVARNPEFQDFVRDIAMQIAGSTPPPQYIRREEVPAEVIEKERNIYIAQARETKKPEAVIAKIAEGKLEKFFEEICLLEQPFIKDPQTKIKDLLAQKIAKVGENMHIRRFTRYQLGEGEA
- a CDS encoding C39 family peptidase, with protein sequence MRSPSPEALRLNVPYFPQQVGLCGPASLTSVFHYWREEISVEEVTRAVYLPELNGALGIDLTHFARKKGMRAESYAGSLPDIKKHLSQGIPLIAFLNLGGRVFPVGHFVVITGLDETREEVIVHSGSEENKPIPYPTFVAAWEKTNYWTLQVVPRSSS
- a CDS encoding ABC transporter permease: MRYFEKIGSWLLGFLTEVGAIALLFIKAFLWTFRPPLRFRNIARQMEAVGVESIPVVLITATFTGMVLALQSYTGFQRFNAEGLVGTVVALSMTRELGPVLTGLIVAGRAGAAMAAELGTMKVTEQIDALASLAVDPVQYLITPRLLAGMLMLPLLTVFSDFIGIIGGYLISVQMLEANPGIYIRRTIQYLEPNDIWGGLLKAMVFGTLIATISCYKGFNTQGGAEGVGRATTGAVVIAEMLILISDYFLTAFLF
- a CDS encoding MlaD family protein gives rise to the protein MKGITTEAKVGVAVLVGLLLLTYMTFKVGGFAFLQEEGYRLNATFSSASGLDRRAPVRVAGVEVGQVESIELVDGGAKVILKLQSEIKIRKGGHAAIRSEGLLGDRYVEIVPGTENTFWGNGETIPVQEASADLENLMTRFSSIADDVKAVTTSLREVLGSEEGKQNLKEVLENAKGLTKGINEWVQKNQEPLSRSISNFESFSTSLKEEGNELVESLTRMAQKMERGEGTLGKLINDDEAYEKLTRALDDLGHSLKGVEKLTAKVERGEGTIGKLFTDETAYENINSALEGIGNAVGRIEKFRTHVGFRNEYQLQESQNKGYFTIQLQPRADKFYRVEIVDDPRGSVREKTTVITTDGVPSTITELETQRRLKLSALFGKRVSNLGLRIGLVENTFGAGADYFLFNEAFRVSVDVWDFNSDDPLSERAHLKLTTAYTLFKYITFEAGYDQILNNDLNTFFIGAGLRFEDDDLKYLIGSMATAAF
- a CDS encoding PA2779 family protein, coding for MGFRVQLFFKRSLVGYLVVATVVLGLLSAFPTSEGWAMFLPSNQTSSIRQEDLSKIQTVLESKMIHQRLADLGLSQEEITSRLAQLSDQEVHQVASQIDSLYAGGDGLGVVIALLVIAILVVILLQLTGHKVIITK